A stretch of Apis cerana isolate GH-2021 linkage group LG1, AcerK_1.0, whole genome shotgun sequence DNA encodes these proteins:
- the LOC108002555 gene encoding protein tweety isoform X1: protein MNVDGILMGVRNQTDTIELILKKKIQPQLTALGDEFDAPVSNKTMLGLLLTALQSMKQNTNIAVNRSFEIRKPLSGISLAGAIGMAVKIEQLRWPITMAVLSALLVLCVVLVVGVARHSRCVLITFSVFGLFAVIVSWLMASLYLATSVALGDLCVSPDGYLTRAVPSTLASEVLSYYTHCENTRSNPFSHKLNDGQIAASNMKENMNTVTRLALELFKEQQLQPKLNSLSIDVNTVSKLMSGLTTLFDCKPLHKQYVHAAKSLCHLGLYGLTFMLLASLAAGLFFTVLVGVDSHTWIYIRKRRDYHQVDEQDPYLPPSAASQAIAARTLRGQGSYPPTAPSVFYPNAHGTQNTIKQPLLLTPPPPSYATATARARQLHESMLKGGGINGSGGGGDHKSSQHNQQSTGGRAEHRSGLGDQPGQYATLSKQCKTLESSDFY from the exons ATGAACGTCGATGGTATTCTCATGGGTGTACGGAATCAG accGACACCATCGagcttatattaaaaaagaagatacagCCACAATTGACTGCCTTGGGAGATGAATTCGATGCCCCTGTCAGCAATAAAACCATGCTCGGCTTGCTGTTGACTGCGCTGCAGAGCATGAAGCAGAACACGAACATCGCCGTGAACCGGAgcttcgaaattcgaaaaccGCTGAGTGGAATCAGCCTGGCCGGCGCAATCGGGATGGCAGTGAAAATAGAGCAATTAAGGTGGCCCATCACTATGGCCGTTCTCAGCGCGCTTCTCGTTCTCTGCGTGGTGCTAGTCGTCGGAGTTGCACGACATTCCAGATGCGTTCTCATAAC ATTCTCCGTATTCGGTCTATTTGCAGTGATAGTTTCTTGGCTGATGGCTTCACTGTATCTCGCGACTTCAGTGGCCTTAGGTGATCTCTGCGTGTCCCCAGATGGTTATTTAACCAGAGCGGTACCGTCCACCCTAGCCTCCGAAGTTCTTTCATATTATACGCATTGCGAGAATACACGCAGCAATCCATTCAGTCATAAATTAAACGATGGCCAAATCGCAGCCAGCAATATGAAAGAGAATATGAATACTGTGACCAGGTTGGCATTAGAATTGTTTAAGGAACAACAATTACAACCAAAACTGAATAGCCTTTCGATCGACGTGAACACTGTGAGCAAGCTTATGTCAGGCTTGACCACTTTATTTGATTGCAAGCCACTTCATAAACAATATGTTCATGCCGCGAAGAGCTTGTGTCATTTAGGATT ATATGGATTAACCTTTATGCTATTGGCCAGCCTAGCCGCAGGATTGTTCTTCACAGTATTAGTAGGAGTGGACTCTCATACTTGGATCTACATTCGAAAACG AAGAGATTACCATCAAGTTGACGAGCAGGATCCTTATCTACCGCCATCGGCAGCCTCACAGGCGATAGCAGCTAGAACCCTTCGAGGCCAAGGGTCGTACCCGCCTACAGCCCCTTCTGTATTTTATCCGAATGCTCATGGCACTCAAAATACCATTAAGCAGCCTCTCTTGCTAACGCCGCCCCCGCCGTCCTACGCTACTGCGACTGCTCGAGCACGTCAGCTGCACGAGAGCATGTTAAA AGGTGGGGGTATTAACGGgagcggaggaggaggggatcaCAAATCGTCTCAGCATAATCAGCAATCGACAGGTGGACGAGCTGAGCACCGTTCTGGGCTCGGAGATCAACCTGGCCAGTACGCGACTTTGAGCAAGCAATGCAAAACTCTTGAATCTAGTGACTTTTACTGA
- the LOC108002556 gene encoding uncharacterized protein LOC108002556, giving the protein FDFSVVLLKGLHAMGSTTLVVRVPPRGTCYIDLCMDARVNLWKIFLPLVRFPSGDGYVSLPNKLRLASNGISLQTRREIFSSSRNNSWGPNYQSSCCVESAQTGVSSRLLLRRLPTLPTHARAICVCQLSFARSRHHQYIYRVFG; this is encoded by the exons tttgatttttctgtCGTGTTACTCAAAGGCCTGCACGCCATGGGGTCAACCACCCTCGTGGTTCGCGTGCCACCCCGTGGAACCTGCTACATCGACCTATGTAT GGACGCTCGTgtaaatttatggaaaatctTTCTTCCCCTGGTGCGTTTTCCATCCGGCGACGGATACGTTTCTCTTCCAAACAAACTTCGTCTTGCGTCGAACGGAATTTCACTC CAGACGCgtcgtgaaatattttcaagcaGCAGAAACAATAGCTGGGGACCCAATTACCAGAGTTCGTGTTGCGTCGAGAGTGCTCAGACAGGCGTTTCCTCAAGGCTTCTCCTTCGTCGACTACCTACCCTACCGACGCATGCAAGAGCAATATGTGTATGCCAGTTAAGTTTCGCACGCTCTCGACATCACCAATATATCTATAGGGTGTTCGGATAA
- the LOC108002572 gene encoding putative pyridoxal-dependent decarboxylase domain-containing protein 2 isoform X2 produces MAEETDTNDKTTMESIAQNILEVSTGGGSASNEVAALEFQASQVISRLEEAVERAADGGGTTWNNPSGFLSQPKTSDEILTLIQDLVIHEDAPQSVKDGSTETATSQVTTLPTLTEPAKLALIAHTISAYALALPKSHAQRLAGRLAADTTRWLSHIFRFVDCASSFHEDHLEGLVRVTRLALHRKYPRYMEEGFTALAASPPLIYSSVAAPLGVVQHLCKQLSLPLHCVRPIPHNTMFGSRYSMDVSALERRLAEDTQSNNVTPLLVLAEGGSVLTGHCDNIARLRAICDKYNVWLHLRGHSLAALALNNSAKDLIADSVTLPLGIWLGIPSLPVVTLYRLTDTKGGRPTTRDTTLSLVSGLMTDSLSRRLPTLPLWTTLQVLGRDGVHNRLKRCFLAVEELYNKIKKFSCIRILSQPPGGETGSYTINELLTNPVNNPQLFEAVASALVFQFVPADRDPQTTERVPPYYDKLNSWLGQILQRDIENVQIELCEIEHHGIAIRICPLENPEQPPSTEDIDNVIACLEQQIEILQATVEHKATFVRLVSENDSLHLVEMPGWAGLGGVRYAPPTWIHVMTDQAKEELNRLNTQLVEALRNTDAAFSLGEGADGLACVRFGMVTQDTDVAELLSLVLQVGQEVEASSKLLDTISEVVKRGIEAAQTDLERENAEKLWQEGILRHVPVVGTFVNWWSPPSKETGVRGRSLNLQAGVVESTENIYKYHMQLQPNSTVINGSGARTPPQPLVQTPVGASSQSHSRSSSHSSLQSGKSISVITNTTSHPQVKEESGEVKS; encoded by the exons ATGGCCGAAGAGACTGACACAAACGATAAAACGACGATGGAAAGTATAGCGCAAAATATACTCGAG GTCAGTACCGGAGGTGGGTCTGCATCGAACGAAGTAGCCGCATTAGAGTTTCAAGCTTCACAGGTAATATCGAGGCTCGAGGAAGCTGTAGAGAGGGCAGCCGACGGTGGCGGTACCACATGGAACAATCCTTCCGGATTTCTTTCACAGCCAAAAACTTCTGATGAGATATTAACTTTAATTCAG gaTTTGGTAATTCACGAAGATGCTCCACAATCTGTTAAAGATGGTTCAACAGAAACGGCAACAAGTCAAGTAACTACTTTGCCAACATTAACCGAGCCAGCAAAATTAGCTTTAATCGCACATACTATATCCGCGTATGCGCTTGCACTTCCAAAATCCCATGCTCAGAGACTAGCTGGCCGATTAGCTGCAGATACAACTAGATGGCTAAGTCATATTTTCCGTTTCGTCGATTGTGCCTCTTCATTTCATGAGGATCATTTGGAAGGTTTGGTCAGAGTGACCAGATTGGCTCTACATCGAAAATATCCTCGATATATGGAAGAAGGTTTTACTGCACTTGCAGCTTCTCCACCTTTAATTTACAGTTCTGTGGCTGCACCTTTAGGAGTTGTTCAACATTTGTGCAAACAA ctTTCTTTGCCACTCCATTGTGTAAGGCCCATTCCCCATAACACAATGTTTGGATCGCGATATAGCATGGATGTATCAGCTTTAGAACGCAGACTTGCAGAAGATACACAATCAAATAATGTGACACCACTTCTAGTATTAGCGGAAGGAGGCTCAGTTTTAACAGGACATTGCGATAATATTGCTAGATTACGTGCAAtttgtgataaatataatgtttggCTTCATCTTAGAGGTCATTCTTTAGCTGCATTAGCATTGAATAATTCTGCAAAAGATTTG ATTGCAGATAGTGTTACATTACCTCTTGGTATATGGCTTGGTATACCATCTTTGCCAGTAGTT ACATTATATAGATTAACGGATACAAAAGGCGGTCGTCCAACTACAAGAGATACAACTTTATCTTTAGTGTCAGGTTTAATGACCGATTCATTGTCAAGACGTTTACCAACTTTACCATTATGGACTACATTACAAGTGTTAGGTAGAGATGGTGTACATAATAGATTGAAGAGATGTTTCTTGGCTGTGGAAGaattgtacaataaaattaagaaattttcttgtataaGGATATTg AGTCAACCACCTGGAGGTGAAACAGGATCCTATACTATAAATGAGCTTCTAACAAATCCAGTGAACAATCCTCAGTTGTTTGAAGCTGTTGCTAGCGCATTAGTATTTCAATTTGTGCCTGCAGATAGAGATCCGCAAACAACAGAACGCGTTCCTccttattatgataaattaaattcctgGTTAGGTCAAATTCTCCAAAGAGACATCGAAAATGTACAAATAGAGTTATGTGAAATAGAACATCATGGTATTGCAATTCGTATTTGTCCTCTAGAAAATCCAGAACAACCTCCTTCAACTGAAGACATAGATAATGTAATAGCTTGTTTGGAACAACAGATa GAAATATTACAAGCAACAGTTGAACATAAAGCAACATTCGTGCGATTAGTTTCAGAAAATGATTCTTTACATTTAGTAGAAATGCCTGGTTGGGCAGGTTTAGGTGGTGTTCGATATGCTCCTCCTACTTGGATTCATGTCATGACTGACCAAGCAAAAGAAGAACTGAATAGATTAAACACGCAATTAGTTGAAGCTTTACGAAATACGGATGCGGCATTTTCTCTAGGAGAAGGAGCCGATGGCTTAGCTTGTGTACGATTTGGAATGGTTACACAAGATACAg atGTAGccgaattattatctttagtTTTACAAGTTGGCCAAGAAGTGGAAGCTAGTTCTAAATTATTGGACACTATATCTGAAGTAGTGAAAAGAGGTATTGAAGCTGCGCAGACAGATTTGGAAAGAGAAAACGCTGAAAAATTATGGCAAGAAGGTATTCTTAGACATGTGCCTGTTGTGGGAACTTTTGTTAATTGGTGGAGTCCTCCCTCGAAAGAGACTGGGGTTCGTGGACGCAGTTTAAATTTACAAGCTG GAGTTGTTGAAAgtacagaaaatatttataagtatcaTATGCAATTACAACCTAATTCTACGGTAATCAATGGATCTGGTGCCAGAACTCCGCCACAACCTCTTGTACAGACTCCTGTTGGCGCGAGCAGTCAAAGTCATAGTCGTTCATCAAGCCATTCTAGTTTGCAGAGTGGGAAAAGTATTTCTGTGATCACAAATACTACCTCTCACCCGCAGGTAAAAGAAGAATCGGGCGAGGTAAAGTcgtag
- the LOC108002555 gene encoding protein tweety isoform X2: MLGLLLTALQSMKQNTNIAVNRSFEIRKPLSGISLAGAIGMAVKIEQLRWPITMAVLSALLVLCVVLVVGVARHSRCVLITFSVFGLFAVIVSWLMASLYLATSVALGDLCVSPDGYLTRAVPSTLASEVLSYYTHCENTRSNPFSHKLNDGQIAASNMKENMNTVTRLALELFKEQQLQPKLNSLSIDVNTVSKLMSGLTTLFDCKPLHKQYVHAAKSLCHLGLYGLTFMLLASLAAGLFFTVLVGVDSHTWIYIRKRRDYHQVDEQDPYLPPSAASQAIAARTLRGQGSYPPTAPSVFYPNAHGTQNTIKQPLLLTPPPPSYATATARARQLHESMLKGGGINGSGGGGDHKSSQHNQQSTGGRAEHRSGLGDQPGQYATLSKQCKTLESSDFY; encoded by the exons ATGCTCGGCTTGCTGTTGACTGCGCTGCAGAGCATGAAGCAGAACACGAACATCGCCGTGAACCGGAgcttcgaaattcgaaaaccGCTGAGTGGAATCAGCCTGGCCGGCGCAATCGGGATGGCAGTGAAAATAGAGCAATTAAGGTGGCCCATCACTATGGCCGTTCTCAGCGCGCTTCTCGTTCTCTGCGTGGTGCTAGTCGTCGGAGTTGCACGACATTCCAGATGCGTTCTCATAAC ATTCTCCGTATTCGGTCTATTTGCAGTGATAGTTTCTTGGCTGATGGCTTCACTGTATCTCGCGACTTCAGTGGCCTTAGGTGATCTCTGCGTGTCCCCAGATGGTTATTTAACCAGAGCGGTACCGTCCACCCTAGCCTCCGAAGTTCTTTCATATTATACGCATTGCGAGAATACACGCAGCAATCCATTCAGTCATAAATTAAACGATGGCCAAATCGCAGCCAGCAATATGAAAGAGAATATGAATACTGTGACCAGGTTGGCATTAGAATTGTTTAAGGAACAACAATTACAACCAAAACTGAATAGCCTTTCGATCGACGTGAACACTGTGAGCAAGCTTATGTCAGGCTTGACCACTTTATTTGATTGCAAGCCACTTCATAAACAATATGTTCATGCCGCGAAGAGCTTGTGTCATTTAGGATT ATATGGATTAACCTTTATGCTATTGGCCAGCCTAGCCGCAGGATTGTTCTTCACAGTATTAGTAGGAGTGGACTCTCATACTTGGATCTACATTCGAAAACG AAGAGATTACCATCAAGTTGACGAGCAGGATCCTTATCTACCGCCATCGGCAGCCTCACAGGCGATAGCAGCTAGAACCCTTCGAGGCCAAGGGTCGTACCCGCCTACAGCCCCTTCTGTATTTTATCCGAATGCTCATGGCACTCAAAATACCATTAAGCAGCCTCTCTTGCTAACGCCGCCCCCGCCGTCCTACGCTACTGCGACTGCTCGAGCACGTCAGCTGCACGAGAGCATGTTAAA AGGTGGGGGTATTAACGGgagcggaggaggaggggatcaCAAATCGTCTCAGCATAATCAGCAATCGACAGGTGGACGAGCTGAGCACCGTTCTGGGCTCGGAGATCAACCTGGCCAGTACGCGACTTTGAGCAAGCAATGCAAAACTCTTGAATCTAGTGACTTTTACTGA
- the LOC108002572 gene encoding putative pyridoxal-dependent decarboxylase domain-containing protein 2 isoform X1 gives MAEETDTNDKTTMESIAQNILEVSTGGGSASNEVAALEFQASQVISRLEEAVERAADGGGTTWNNPSGFLSQPKTSDEILTLIQDLVIHEDAPQSVKDGSTETATSQVTTLPTLTEPAKLALIAHTISAYALALPKSHAQRLAGRLAADTTRWLSHIFRFVDCASSFHEDHLEGLVRVTRLALHRKYPRYMEEGFTALAASPPLIYSSVAAPLGVVQHLCKQLSLPLHCVRPIPHNTMFGSRYSMDVSALERRLAEDTQSNNVTPLLVLAEGGSVLTGHCDNIARLRAICDKYNVWLHLRGHSLAALALNNSAKDLPSKIADSVTLPLGIWLGIPSLPVVTLYRLTDTKGGRPTTRDTTLSLVSGLMTDSLSRRLPTLPLWTTLQVLGRDGVHNRLKRCFLAVEELYNKIKKFSCIRILSQPPGGETGSYTINELLTNPVNNPQLFEAVASALVFQFVPADRDPQTTERVPPYYDKLNSWLGQILQRDIENVQIELCEIEHHGIAIRICPLENPEQPPSTEDIDNVIACLEQQIEILQATVEHKATFVRLVSENDSLHLVEMPGWAGLGGVRYAPPTWIHVMTDQAKEELNRLNTQLVEALRNTDAAFSLGEGADGLACVRFGMVTQDTDVAELLSLVLQVGQEVEASSKLLDTISEVVKRGIEAAQTDLERENAEKLWQEGILRHVPVVGTFVNWWSPPSKETGVRGRSLNLQAGVVESTENIYKYHMQLQPNSTVINGSGARTPPQPLVQTPVGASSQSHSRSSSHSSLQSGKSISVITNTTSHPQVKEESGEVKS, from the exons ATGGCCGAAGAGACTGACACAAACGATAAAACGACGATGGAAAGTATAGCGCAAAATATACTCGAG GTCAGTACCGGAGGTGGGTCTGCATCGAACGAAGTAGCCGCATTAGAGTTTCAAGCTTCACAGGTAATATCGAGGCTCGAGGAAGCTGTAGAGAGGGCAGCCGACGGTGGCGGTACCACATGGAACAATCCTTCCGGATTTCTTTCACAGCCAAAAACTTCTGATGAGATATTAACTTTAATTCAG gaTTTGGTAATTCACGAAGATGCTCCACAATCTGTTAAAGATGGTTCAACAGAAACGGCAACAAGTCAAGTAACTACTTTGCCAACATTAACCGAGCCAGCAAAATTAGCTTTAATCGCACATACTATATCCGCGTATGCGCTTGCACTTCCAAAATCCCATGCTCAGAGACTAGCTGGCCGATTAGCTGCAGATACAACTAGATGGCTAAGTCATATTTTCCGTTTCGTCGATTGTGCCTCTTCATTTCATGAGGATCATTTGGAAGGTTTGGTCAGAGTGACCAGATTGGCTCTACATCGAAAATATCCTCGATATATGGAAGAAGGTTTTACTGCACTTGCAGCTTCTCCACCTTTAATTTACAGTTCTGTGGCTGCACCTTTAGGAGTTGTTCAACATTTGTGCAAACAA ctTTCTTTGCCACTCCATTGTGTAAGGCCCATTCCCCATAACACAATGTTTGGATCGCGATATAGCATGGATGTATCAGCTTTAGAACGCAGACTTGCAGAAGATACACAATCAAATAATGTGACACCACTTCTAGTATTAGCGGAAGGAGGCTCAGTTTTAACAGGACATTGCGATAATATTGCTAGATTACGTGCAAtttgtgataaatataatgtttggCTTCATCTTAGAGGTCATTCTTTAGCTGCATTAGCATTGAATAATTCTGCAAAAGATTTG CCTTCTAAGATTGCAGATAGTGTTACATTACCTCTTGGTATATGGCTTGGTATACCATCTTTGCCAGTAGTT ACATTATATAGATTAACGGATACAAAAGGCGGTCGTCCAACTACAAGAGATACAACTTTATCTTTAGTGTCAGGTTTAATGACCGATTCATTGTCAAGACGTTTACCAACTTTACCATTATGGACTACATTACAAGTGTTAGGTAGAGATGGTGTACATAATAGATTGAAGAGATGTTTCTTGGCTGTGGAAGaattgtacaataaaattaagaaattttcttgtataaGGATATTg AGTCAACCACCTGGAGGTGAAACAGGATCCTATACTATAAATGAGCTTCTAACAAATCCAGTGAACAATCCTCAGTTGTTTGAAGCTGTTGCTAGCGCATTAGTATTTCAATTTGTGCCTGCAGATAGAGATCCGCAAACAACAGAACGCGTTCCTccttattatgataaattaaattcctgGTTAGGTCAAATTCTCCAAAGAGACATCGAAAATGTACAAATAGAGTTATGTGAAATAGAACATCATGGTATTGCAATTCGTATTTGTCCTCTAGAAAATCCAGAACAACCTCCTTCAACTGAAGACATAGATAATGTAATAGCTTGTTTGGAACAACAGATa GAAATATTACAAGCAACAGTTGAACATAAAGCAACATTCGTGCGATTAGTTTCAGAAAATGATTCTTTACATTTAGTAGAAATGCCTGGTTGGGCAGGTTTAGGTGGTGTTCGATATGCTCCTCCTACTTGGATTCATGTCATGACTGACCAAGCAAAAGAAGAACTGAATAGATTAAACACGCAATTAGTTGAAGCTTTACGAAATACGGATGCGGCATTTTCTCTAGGAGAAGGAGCCGATGGCTTAGCTTGTGTACGATTTGGAATGGTTACACAAGATACAg atGTAGccgaattattatctttagtTTTACAAGTTGGCCAAGAAGTGGAAGCTAGTTCTAAATTATTGGACACTATATCTGAAGTAGTGAAAAGAGGTATTGAAGCTGCGCAGACAGATTTGGAAAGAGAAAACGCTGAAAAATTATGGCAAGAAGGTATTCTTAGACATGTGCCTGTTGTGGGAACTTTTGTTAATTGGTGGAGTCCTCCCTCGAAAGAGACTGGGGTTCGTGGACGCAGTTTAAATTTACAAGCTG GAGTTGTTGAAAgtacagaaaatatttataagtatcaTATGCAATTACAACCTAATTCTACGGTAATCAATGGATCTGGTGCCAGAACTCCGCCACAACCTCTTGTACAGACTCCTGTTGGCGCGAGCAGTCAAAGTCATAGTCGTTCATCAAGCCATTCTAGTTTGCAGAGTGGGAAAAGTATTTCTGTGATCACAAATACTACCTCTCACCCGCAGGTAAAAGAAGAATCGGGCGAGGTAAAGTcgtag